The following are encoded together in the Microterricola viridarii genome:
- a CDS encoding Na+/H+ antiporter subunit D: MPQLIPLMVLIPLIAAALTVIFGRQPRLQVAISSAALTATVAISAVQLWLIDLNGPAVVAVGGWAAPWGIALVVDRLSAIMLLISAVMLLGVLIYSIGQGVADRHRETPVSIFHPSYLILSAGVFTTFIAGDLFNLYVGFEVLLASSYVLLTLGGTGERIRAGVTYIIVSLVSSLFFLASIALIYGATGTVNMAQLSVRLGELPADVQLVLHLLLLIGFGIKAAVFPLSFWLPDSYPTAPAPVTAVFAGLLTKVGVYALIRTETVLFAGQDLSALFLVIGSLTMIVGILGALAQADIKRLLSFTLVSHIGYMLFGIGLASTLGLAATIYYVVHHITVQTTLFLTTGLIERIGGATSINRLAGLLKASPLVAILFFIPALNLGGIPPFSGFIGKVGLFMAGVDSPSPLVWIGIAAGAITSLLTLYALTRFWNMAFWRGKGELQGYESVLIESLQEAPEAPDASVAVKTRTVPASMLAVTTGMVALTVALTVFAGPLFGIAERAAEDLKTPAFYVDTVFPGGVQ, translated from the coding sequence ATGCCCCAGCTCATCCCACTCATGGTCCTGATCCCGCTGATCGCGGCCGCGCTCACCGTGATCTTCGGGCGACAGCCGCGCCTGCAGGTGGCCATCAGCAGTGCAGCCCTCACCGCGACGGTCGCGATCAGCGCCGTGCAGCTCTGGCTCATCGACCTCAACGGCCCCGCCGTTGTCGCCGTCGGCGGCTGGGCGGCCCCGTGGGGTATCGCGCTCGTCGTCGACAGGCTGTCCGCGATCATGCTGCTGATCTCGGCGGTCATGCTGCTCGGCGTGCTCATCTACTCCATCGGCCAGGGCGTCGCCGACCGGCACCGCGAGACCCCGGTGTCGATCTTCCACCCCAGCTACCTGATCCTGTCGGCCGGCGTCTTCACCACCTTCATCGCCGGCGACCTGTTCAACCTCTACGTCGGCTTCGAGGTGCTGCTCGCCTCCAGCTACGTGCTGCTCACCCTCGGCGGCACCGGTGAGCGCATCCGCGCCGGCGTCACATACATCATCGTCAGCCTGGTGAGCTCACTGTTCTTCCTGGCCTCGATCGCGCTCATCTACGGCGCCACCGGCACCGTCAACATGGCCCAGCTCTCTGTACGCCTCGGCGAGCTGCCGGCAGACGTGCAGCTGGTGCTGCACCTGCTGCTGCTGATCGGGTTCGGCATCAAGGCCGCAGTGTTCCCGCTCTCGTTCTGGCTGCCGGACTCCTACCCGACGGCGCCGGCCCCCGTCACCGCGGTGTTCGCCGGCCTGCTCACCAAGGTGGGCGTGTACGCGCTGATCCGCACCGAGACGGTGCTCTTCGCCGGGCAGGACCTCAGCGCGCTGTTCCTCGTGATCGGCAGCCTGACGATGATCGTCGGCATCCTCGGTGCGCTGGCCCAGGCCGACATCAAACGTCTGCTCTCCTTCACCCTGGTCAGCCACATCGGCTACATGCTGTTCGGCATCGGGCTGGCCTCGACGCTCGGCCTCGCCGCGACGATCTACTACGTCGTGCACCACATCACGGTGCAGACGACATTGTTCCTCACCACGGGTCTGATCGAGCGCATCGGCGGAGCCACATCGATCAACCGGCTGGCCGGGCTGCTCAAGGCCTCGCCGCTCGTCGCGATCCTGTTCTTCATCCCCGCGCTGAACCTCGGCGGCATCCCACCGTTCTCCGGCTTCATCGGCAAGGTCGGCCTGTTCATGGCCGGTGTCGACTCGCCGAGCCCGCTGGTCTGGATCGGGATCGCGGCCGGCGCCATCACCTCGCTGCTCACCCTGTATGCGCTCACCCGATTCTGGAACATGGCGTTCTGGCGCGGCAAGGGCGAGCTGCAGGGCTACGAGTCGGTGCTGATCGAGTCGCTGCAAGAAGCCCCGGAGGCCCCCGACGCCTCCGTCGCCGTCAAGACCCGCACCGTGCCGGCCAGCATGCTGGCCGTGACGACCGGCATGGTCGCCCTGACGGTCGCGCTCACCGTCTTCGCCGGGCCGCTGTTCGGAATCGCCGAACGCGCCGCAGAGGACCTGAAGACGCCGGCCTTCTACGTCGACACCGTGTTCCCCGGGGGTGTGCAGTGA
- a CDS encoding sodium:proton antiporter: protein MNASMTLILLMAVMYGSGVYVLLERSLTRVLIGFLLVGNATNILLFLMSGRPGLGPIMNDGVAAADISDPLPQALILTAIVINLGITAFMLALIYRSWWLAQLGAKGDLIDDEEQDLEDALASAAELRRSEDDDTAIQAILDASDEHLGEAGDVDDTADDADADAAELLAELTALDAPTDTAAHDTQRGTTEPPTREGNR, encoded by the coding sequence ATGAACGCGTCGATGACGCTCATCCTGCTGATGGCGGTCATGTACGGCTCCGGCGTCTACGTGCTGCTCGAGCGCAGCCTCACCCGCGTGCTGATCGGCTTCCTGCTGGTCGGCAACGCCACCAACATCCTGCTGTTCCTGATGAGCGGCCGGCCGGGCCTCGGCCCGATCATGAACGACGGGGTGGCTGCCGCAGACATCTCAGACCCGCTGCCGCAGGCCCTCATCCTCACCGCCATCGTGATCAACCTCGGCATCACCGCCTTCATGCTCGCCCTCATCTACCGGTCCTGGTGGCTGGCCCAGCTGGGGGCCAAGGGCGACCTCATCGATGACGAAGAGCAAGACCTCGAAGACGCGCTCGCCTCGGCCGCCGAGCTGCGCCGCTCCGAAGACGACGACACCGCCATCCAGGCCATCCTCGACGCCAGTGATGAGCACCTCGGCGAGGCCGGCGACGTCGACGACACGGCAGACGATGCCGACGCGGATGCCGCAGAGCTGCTCGCCGAGCTCACCGCGCTCGACGCCCCGACGGATACCGCCGCGCACGACACACAGCGCGGCACCACCGAACCGCCAACCAGAGAGGGGAACCGCTGA